The Marinobacter szutsaonensis sequence CTGGGTAGATGGGGCGGGCTTTCTGGCGAAACGGAAGTAATCCTCACCAAATAGCCCCACGCCGCAACCCTCACAGTAGTTTTTTGAGTAAGAAACCCTCAGCGCAGATGGCTCAAACTTTTTCCGACAGCTGTAACAACTAGGCTTGATCATTTCGGGGCTCCGGGCCGATTCAGAAAATTAAATCTTCCTATATCACCGTTTCCGCAAGCGCGCTAACAGATTCCTCCCGGCAGTAGCTGGCATTCTCCCCATCAGGATATCAGCATGTCAGATAAATTTTTCTTCAAGGGTCGGCAGGACGCGCGTAAGCAGGAGATTGAGGCACAGGTGGTTCAGGGTCGAAAATAAAAAAGCCTTCCCGTTAGAGAAAGGCTTTTAAAACGCACGGATAAAATTTCAGGCTTTTCGCGTATCAGCAGTTGCCCTTTTTCGCCTGGCCCGGGGGGCAGAAATGGCCACCAGACTTGCGGTAAGACCGGCGGTGATCGTCGTAGTCATGACGACGGCGATCATCGTGGCGATAGTATTCTCTATGATCTCTGGTGGTAATGGCTGTCCCCGTTGCCGCACCGACGGCACCGCCGAGAATAGCACCATCCCTGCCACCTACCTCGTTGCCGATGGCAGCCCCGATCGCGCCACCAAGACCGCCACCCAGCGCGGCGTCGGCTGTGTCATCAGCGACGGCACCCAATGAGGTGACACTCAGAGATAAAAAAACGA is a genomic window containing:
- a CDS encoding glycine zipper domain-containing protein, whose protein sequence is MGPWRQCFPSRHAGHVRPPERWVMSMKMKSLLVFLSLSVTSLGAVADDTADAALGGGLGGAIGAAIGNEVGGRDGAILGGAVGAATGTAITTRDHREYYRHDDRRRHDYDDHRRSYRKSGGHFCPPGQAKKGNC